From a single Brassica oleracea var. oleracea cultivar TO1000 chromosome C5, BOL, whole genome shotgun sequence genomic region:
- the LOC106296125 gene encoding subtilisin-like protease SBT3.5, whose protein sequence is MNRSLFLVVLSLIILLNVARSGAKSKVHIVYLGEKQHDDPKHVTEYHHQMLSSLLGSKEDAHDSMVYSYRHGFSGFAARLTKSQAKKLADSPEVVHVMPDGYYELATTRTWDYLGLSAAHPKNLLNDTNMGDHVIIGVIDTGVWPESESFSDNGVGPIPNRWKGGCEPGEDFKSTNCNRKLIGAKYYINGFLAENDGFNSTKSPDYISARDFNGHGTHVASIAGGSYIPDVSYKGFAGGTLRGGAPRARIAMYKACWYLEELDGVTCSFSDIMKAMDDAIHDCVDVLSLSLGSRVPLFSETDMRDGIATGAFHAVAKGITVVCAGGNAGPSAQTVVNTAPWILTVAATTLDRSFATPITLGNNKVILGQAMYTGPELGFTSLVYPEDPGNSNDTFSGECESLNLNSNRTMAGKIVLCFTTTRGYTTVSRAASFVKRAGGLGLIIARNPGYTLNPCKDDFPCVAVDYELGTDILFYIRSNGSPVVKIQPSRTMVGQPVGSKVATFSSRGPNSISPAILKPDIAAPGVSILAATSPNATFNAGGFVMLSGTSMATPAISGVLALLKSLHPDWSPAAFRSAIVTTAWRTDPFGEQLPAEGSSRKVADPFDYGGGLVNPEKAAEPGLIYDMGPKDYILYLCSVGYNDSSISQLVGKGTVCTDPKPSVLDMNLPSITIPNLKDEVILTRTVTNVGPVHSVYKVVVEPPLGVRVVVTPKKLVFNSKTKSVSFTVRVSTTHKINTGYYFGSLIWSDSVRKVTIPVSVRTQILQNYYDEN, encoded by the exons ATGAATAGGTCTTTATTTCTTGTGGTGCTAAGTCTGATAATTCTTTTGAATGTCGCACGATCTGGTGCTAAGAGCAAG GTTCATATAGTGTATTTGGGTGAGAAGCAGCATGATGATCCCAAGCATGTCACAGAATATCATCACCAGATGTTGTCGTCACTTCTTGGAAG TAAAGAGGATGCACATGACTCAATGGTGTATAGTTACCGACATGGTTTTTCAGGATTTGCCGCAAGGCTCACCAAGTCCCAAGCCAAGAAACTGGCTG ATTCACCAGAAGTTGTTCATGTCATGCCTGATGGGTACTATGAACTCGCAACAACTAGGACTTGGGACTATTTAGGCCTATCTGCTGCACATCCGAAGAATCTCCTAAATGATACTAACATGGGTGACCATGTTATCATTGGCGTTATTGACACAG GAGTGTGGCCAGAGTCTGAATCATTTAGTGACAATGGGGTTGGACCAATACCAAACCGATGGAAAGGAGGGTGTGAACCAGGAGAAGATTTCAAGTCAACTAATTGCAACAGAAAGCTTATAGGAGCCAAGTACTATATCAATGGGTTTCTTGCTGAAAACGATGGATTCAATTCCACAAAATCACCTGACTACATTTCTGCTAGAGACTTTAACGGCCATGGCACGCACGTCGCCTCTATTGCAGGTGGTTCATATATTCCAGACGTAAGCTACAAGGGGTTCGCTGGAGGAACCTTGAGAGGTGGTGCACCTCGTGCTCGCATAGCAATGTACAAGGCTTGTTGGTATCTTGAAGAGCTGGACGGAGTGACTTGTTCATTTTCTGATATCATGAAAGCGATGGACGATGCTATTCATGATTGCGTTGATGTTTTGTCACTCTCTCTAGGTAGTCGGGTTCCTCTGTTTTCCGAAACGGATATGCGTGATGGGATTGCTACTGGAGCATTCCATGCAGTTGCAAAGGGTATTACTGTTGTTTGTGCTGGTGGTAACGCTGGCCCATCAGCTCAGACCGTGGTGAACACGGCTCCTTGGATATTAACAGTGGCTGCAACCACTCTGGACCGGTCATTTGCCACACCTATTACACTTGGGAACAATAAAGTCATATTG GGTCAAGCAATGTACACAGGTCCGGAACTTGGCTTTACTAGTTTGGTTTACCCAGAGGATCCAGGGAACAGTAATGATACATTTAGTGG TGAGTGTGAGTCCCTTAATCTCAACTCCAACCGTACAATGGCTGGGAAAATTGTGCTGTGTTTTACAACAACAAGAGGTTACACTACTGTATCAAGAGCTGCATCTTTTGTGAAAAGAGCTGGCGGTCTTGGCCTGATCATCGCAAGAAACCCGGGGTACACTCTCAATCCATGTAAAGATGATTTCCCATGTGTGGCCGTTGACTACGAACTTGGGACAGATATACTTTTCTACATACGTTCCAATGG ATCACCTGTTGTGAAGATACAACCTTCTAGAACAATGGTAGGACAACCTGTAGGGTCAAAGGTGGCAACTTTCTCATCAAGAGGACCTAACTCCATTTCTCCCGCGATTCTAAAA CCTGACATAGCAGCACCAGGAGTGAGCATATTAGCTGCTACATCTCCCAATGCCACCTTCAATGCTGGAGGATTTGTTATGCTTTCAGGAACATCGATGGCGACTCCCGCAATTTCAGGAGTTCTTGCACTTCTCAAATCTTTGCATCCTGATTGGTCCCCTGCTGCTTTTAGATCAGCTATTGTCACTACAG CTTGGAGAACAGATCCGTTTGGAGAGCAGTTACCAGCAGAAGGGTCATCTCGCAAAGTAGCTGACCCGTTTGATTACGGTGGAGGCCTCGTGAACCCAGAGAAAGCTGCAGAACCAGGCCTCATATACGACATGGGCCCAAAAGACTACATTCTCTACTTGTGCTCCGTCGGTTACAACGACTCATCTATCTCTCAACTTGTCGGTAAAGGAACTGTCTGTACAGACCCAAAACCTTCTGTTCTTGATATGAACTTGCCTTCAATCACCATTCCAAATCTAAAAGATGAAGTCATTCTCACAAGAACCGTTACTAACGTTGGACCAGTTCATTCAGTCTACAAAGTCGTGGTCGAGCCTCCGCTTGGGGTTCGAGTGGTTGTGACGCCGAAGAAACTAGTGTTTAACTCCAAAACCAAAAGTGTTTCCTTCACGGTACGAGTCTCGACCACACACAAAATCAACACTGGGTACTACTTTGGAAGCTTGATTTGGAGTGACTCTGTGCGTAAGGTGACTATTCCTGTGTCTGTGAGAACGCAGATTCTGCAGAACTACTACGATGAGAACTGA